The Sesamum indicum cultivar Zhongzhi No. 13 linkage group LG9, S_indicum_v1.0, whole genome shotgun sequence genome segment CCTTTGTTCTACAATATTGTTTTCAAATCGTCTTCTGTGAATTGCTGCATGTTTAGCAGGTGGCATCTGTAATGAGGATAAGAAGTGCCCTTACACAAGCAACACATACATTCTTCCAACAAAATGGATTCCTTTACGTGCAAGTGCCCGTAATCACAACTACTGATTGTGAAGGATTTGGTGAGAATTTCCAAGTGACTACTCTTCTTGGTAAAGATCAAAGTTCTGTCGATGATAACGGAGGTGTGAAACTTGAAACTATCAAGGCTTCCATCAAAGAAAAGAGCAAGCAAGTTGAAGAACTGAAAAGAAGCAAAAGCAACAAGGAAGCTCTGGCTGCTGCTATTCAGGACCTGAAGAAAACAACTGAGCTAGTATCTCAGTTGGAGGCCAAACAGAAGGAAAAATCTGGGAAGTCTCACACACAGTCCAACAGACTTGATTTCtctcaagattttttttcttgcaagaCCTATCTCACAGTATCGGGCCGTCTGCATTTGGAGAGCTACGCATCTGCTCTTGGGAAAGTTTACTCTTTCGGGCCTAGATTTCATGCGCACAAATCTGACTCCAAGAAATTGTTGGCCGAGATGTGGATGGTTGAGCTCGAAATTGCTTTCTCCGAACTGGAGGTTTATCTCATTCagttttgtcataattttactTGTCTCTTCTGCTAGGTTTTCCAATGTTTCTATTGAAACTGCTCTAACCATTTCACTCTTCTGCTGAAATTTAGGATTCGATGGAATGTGCGACTGACTTTTTGAGGTTCATCTGCAAATGGATTTTGGAGAATTGTACTGAAGATCTAAAATTCATCTCCAAACGTGTTGATAAACTTGTTCTTGATCGCCTTCAGTTCATCGCAACAGGTCCGTTTGAAAAGATTTCTTACACTCAGGCAGTGGATGTTTTGAAGCAGGTAAGCATTCTGCTCTCAGTCTTTTGCAATATGCatgccatatatatataacctttTCACTTCAAGgaaaccacaaaaattctcaaGATTTGTATTCGACATTTTTTTGTTGCTCCTAAATCAGGccaatgaaagaaaatttcagACAAAAGTCGAGTGGGGTGTTTCTCTCAACGAAGAACATGAAAGGTATAGGCATCAGAAGCTAACACATACCTATACTTCCAATGCTTTGTGAAGATCAGATGCATATGGCTTTTTACCTTTGAATTCTTTGATTTTTACAGCTACTTAACAGACGAAATTTACAAGAAGCCACTCATTATATATGACCATCCAAAACAACTTAAGCCATTCTATGTGCGCCTGAATGCTGATGGAAAGACCGTTGCAGCATTTGATGTGATTGTCCCAAAGGTAAAAAATTCATCGTATGATAATGGGATCTGTTTCCATTGTCGAAatctgatatatttttttccttcctcAACTTCAGGTTGGAACTCTAATAAGAGGAAGCCAAAACGAGGAACGCTATAATACCTTAAATGCAAGGTGAAAAATCTCCATTTCTATGTAACTCATTAAGATCCATACATAGATTTTAGCTAACTCTTCGTCTTATCCTTGCAGGATCAAGGAATCGGGTTTGGAAAAGCAGCAATACGAGTGGTATCTGGATCTTCATAGGCATGGAGCCGTGAATTGTTCAGGATTCAGCTTTTTATTCGACCCCTTGGTTCTTTATGCCACTGGACTCAATGATGTTAGAGATGCAGTTCCATTTCCAAGAAGCTTCGGCAAAGCCAATAACTAAGCCACTGACAACGAAAACGTCCCATTTCCAGCagatgttttattaaagtttgaGCAGAACATACCAAATGTATATTCATTATCTGTGACAAGTAATCCCTGGACGGGATCGACATGTATACATGTACATATACACATCAACTGAAAATGAACAGTATTTAATACAAGTACACTTTCTTGAAACACATCAAGGTTTTAAGGCCATGACTGACTTATAGCTCACGAGGCTATCAACCAAGGACTCGTGTGAACcaagaggaaagaaaaacgGATAGAGTTCATATCTAACGTAGCAACTGCTGTATAGAACTCGACATCCTTTCTTATTACCGCAAATTGTGGGAAATTTTTCGATTGCAATAGCAATACACTGAGCACAATTCAACTCTGAAAGATCTCTAGTGCACTGCACCAAAGCGTAAAGCCTGACAAACGACGAGATGTCAGTCTTTCCTTTCCCCAGCCCTTTGCTTCCAGGCTTGACAGCTTCTGAGCTAATCTGGTCCATTAAATCTCCTAGTTTCTGGTTAAAAACATCTGGGTCCGTAACGTTTTCTACGTTGTATAAGTATAAGCCAGAAGTGTCCACGTGTCCAAAGAATTTCACGGTGCTATACCTTAAAAAGCAGTAGTCATACCAAATCCTGGCATCTGCCCGGTTTGCACAATGATCACGTATATTCTCCAGTGCGTCTTGGATGCAAACCGAGCAGTCGTCTTTGCTCACGTCTCCTCTGCATTGTGCTAGGCCATAGATTTGGTATTTCCNNNNNNNNNNTACGAGGTGGCGGTGAACCCATTCTGGACTGTGCCTGATACTAGTTTATTCAATAAGACATCGATGTTTCTCGAAGTTTGGCTGCCGCCATATGTTTTGCTGTCTTCATTGCAGAAATAGTAAACAGGGTCTGCAGAATCTGCTGAGTAAATGCAgaggaagaacaagaaaaggaGATTTGACAGGAGATTCATGGTTGCTGTAAGAGCTCACCTCATGGGCCATCGGTTTTATACTAGGACCGGATATGCATGGAAGAGATGGGGTCTGTGGCAGACATTCTTGACTCAGTTTTGCACTAAGATGTAGTTGTTTTCGAAGAAAGATCAAAGAGTTGGCATTATTGTTCTAGAAAACCAACATTTTTGTTGACATTGGCAGCAAAAGTTAGTCAACTCTACCAATGTCATTTAGTCCCACCAACTCATCATTATTGAAAAGCAGGCAGCAATATTTGTGGAAGGTGGGTCACAACTAGGACAGTTGATTGGTAAGAAGAGTTGATTTAGAGATTAATGTGATCCACCTTCCTGGGAATTGTAGTAAAAAAATCATGGTTGGATATGGTTTTTAGTGGTGGGGACAATCACTtctcttaaaaattaattgtaattacagaATAATTACATGCCAATTCCAAAGGATctacttttccattttttttttttttaaggaaatgCCAATGCGGCAAAATGCATCCCGCCCCCTCTATTATAcgaaaatagtaatttattttttatatttaaaaattaagtaattcaaccccttgtattttaaaaaaaagaagtaaatacCCCTCCTCATGCGAGAGGTGCATGCAGCACACGCATCTTATATGCGATTTTGATTAAATCTAcctatgaaataatatttatactcCTATATTTGAACcgttaaatttatatatatatatatatattagcgGTGGAAATTTGATAAGCAAATCAATGACTtagatattttcttatttaaatcaatagttcatatatataagatcAATGACTCGTATCCATTTAACTCAGATCGATAGTTGagatttatacaaattatttacttattttgactttatttttaattatttttttgcattttcatccctcctaaaaattaaataattttattttagatatatttattaaaatattaaaaatacaaaaaatatatttttttatagatttatcatctaaataaaaaattaaattaaaatcacactAAAAAgaatagtatataaaaaatttaaattaataattaacttaaatatattttaataaatatttatataaatagatgaaatttaaatttaaaattaattcttctttttcctgaatatatttttaaatttataaaaaataaggggtggggttaattttaatatttttataaataataatttatattttatatttatagatataatatgtgtcaaaattagttaaattttaaatcttaataatttagatcTAATAGTTGAGATGTATTGGTTAACTTCTAAATTTgttatgcaataaaaaaaaaaaccaacgatcataaaaataagaagtaatatataattgttaaagACATAATGCtctttttgacaaaaaaatttaacaccgTTAGCTTTAATTAAAGGTGAAGGATAAATGGTGTtctatttaagaaaatagaggGCTTTTTTTTCACATGGCGAGTTTTTAGCtgacttttaaaaatactgGAGATAATATGCAATTTTGCCCAAAATAGACACCAGAACATTGGGAGAAACCATAATCGGAAATTTTGTTATTCCATGTTTCAGACCACATGTAGACAGTAGGCTCATATCATCTCAACTTACAGGCAGGAAAACGTATACACATAGCAGTTTGTCCTGTCTGCGGCCAAATCGGAAAGTAACCAGGGAGTGAAGATGTAAATACTCGGACAGCCATTCAAACAACTTATTCTGATATAGACCTTTACCCTCCAAGAAAGCAATTCAAGAATGCCAATTATTATTCCAGAAAGCCAAAAAAGATCGAGACAACAATGTCCAGATCAGAAAGTAGTCCTCACCATGTAAATTGCAGCTAATACCTACCGATCAGAATGAAGTCGTTATCATCCAGAACCTGGACATTTTTGTCTCCTACAAAGTTCTCCCTCCCGAGATCTTTCACTATATTCACAAACTCCACCCTCTTTGCCAAAGGAAGGGGTACATATGGCAAGCGGAAAACCGGCCTCACAACCCCGAGCTGAGCAAGGGCTGTGTTCAAGCTGATTGGATTTGGCTCCTGAAAAAGCCACTCGATTAGATGCGTAAGTTTTGAATTCAGTGATGGATTCTTTCCTCCAAACATCAGTTCTCTCATCAGACCAGGAACCAAGTTGCTGGTCACTGAAATTACTCCGGTGGCTCCATAATCCCATCGTGAATCATGGCATTGATCATCATTCCCACTCCAAACGACCAACCCATGACTTGTATACTGCTTGACCCGATCATTTCCAACACATTCCTTGATTCCTGCTAAGTTGGGCCTCTGCGCTAGAGTGTGAACCACACGGGGTGGGATATCCTGGCCGGTCCGTGATGGTACATTGTAGATAATTGTAGGGCCCATGGACAGGACACTGTCAAAGTGAGAAACCAAACCCTCTAGGGAGGTCTTGCCATAGTACGGATTGATGTGAAGTGCAGCGTGCATTCCAACGGCAAAGCCTTGTTCAGTGGCGTGTATAGCTTCTCGGGTCGAGTTACTTCCAGTGTTGCCAATGACTTTGATGGATCCGCCAAAACAGTTCACGGTGTGACCAATAAGCATAATATGCTCGTCCCAGCTCATCAACTGGCCTTCGCCAGTGGTGCCACCAACAATGACCCCCTCGACACCATCTTCAATCTGCATGTTCACTAAGGTATCATAGGCCTCTAGGTCAAATCTGCCGTCGGGCAGATAAGGAGTTTTTATGGCGGTGATCAATCTAAGTGATTTCACATCGTCAACGCTAGTCCTGCAAAAAGAAAGTTCACAGCTCACATATGGGGCATCAAGGAATAACCCTACTGCAAGACCTTTGCGTGAGCTAGAAACATTGGAAGGAAACTTACGTGGCTAAAATTGACAGAACAAACAGCAGAAAAACAACCAGTGAATCGTGTGATAACATTTTTATTCCAATTGAGCCCAAAATGCAAAAGACAGGGTTCGGAAGCAAGCCCACACCAACGTGACTTCCCCTCACACATAATACAAAGATAATACAATCACTGTCGCAGAAATAAGAAAGAGAATCATATCAAGCTGCATTAGTATGCAGAGTCCACTCCTACTATCATGGATAAGCAGTGATAGATCATAAAATTAGCCTTTATTGTGTTGGAGCTATCTTTTACTAACATGAtatcttttcttgaaaactaCACAAAGAAAGCACCATcataacaaaaagtaaaatcaaaatggcttaTACTGTATGCTCTAGTGCAGGATATGAAGACCAAACATCACTTCCTAAGAAAATTTTTCGTTGACCACTTACCTATTTTTAACTTCATAACTACGCATTGGAAGATGAAAATTGGGAACCACAGCTGCTCTAGGCGATCTCCATTTTGGCATCCCTCCTGCACCAATGCAGTAGAAACAGGCATCAGCATGGCAGACAAAAACGTTTTCTGGCTGCTTAACTATCAGTCCTCTCTTAAATTGGAGTTAAAATGTTCCTAAATCCAAAAACTAAGCATCGAACATggtttaaatatttctaaatgaAGAATGCCAGGAAAAGAGAAGGGGGAAAATCACTTGCTCTTCGTGTGAAACACCAAAACCACACCTatacagaaacaaaaataccTGAACAAAGAAAGCTATACAAGACAGTGTATATATGTCTACAACAATATCCTTTCTCGGCCTTCTTTGGCTAAGATCAAGTGATATCAAAACACCATCAATAGTACCTTAATTTTGTAACATAAATACCAGAAATCGATCAGAGACTAAAGCCTTAACTTAGttcaacatatttaattcattctcATCGACCCAGAATCAAATGAACACAGAACCCAAATGTTCTCTAGCAAACGAAAGATCCTGTGGACTAAAACTGACATAAGACAATCAAGCTAAAGCTACTCCCACACATCCCTTTGCTTGTCCGAACTACTGACCACTATAAAGACGGTAATCAAATAGCTTCGCATTCGAGTGTCCTCATAACTATCAATCGGCATAAAcccattaaaaaagaataccTTGATGTGTAACCTTGAGAGAACAACATCCAATGGCCGACGCCATTGCTGGAAACtagaaaaacaatatatatatatatatatatatatgactgtgtgtgtgtgtgtagagagagagagaaataagaagaaaaacaaagaagggCAAGGGCCTGAGCAAGATCACATAATTCTCCAGCAACGAAGGGTGCTCCGGACACCGGATAGAGGAATGAGACCCTCACAGGAGCTCAGTCGCATTAGAATTTATCGGACACCAGAAGATGGTGGTTGGCTAGCGACGCCGCGTAGGGATTGGATATGGCGGCAGACAAGAAATGTCTTAGGTTTTATTCTAATGCCTGTTTTCCATTACAATTACAGGTGTCCACCACGTCTGGGGTCAAAATAGAGTAGAAGAATTATGTCAGTAATTAAAAATGGGATTTTGTTCTGATCAAGAACTTTTGACTTTAAACCTCACATAAtccaaaattaatcaaaactattaacaagaaaataataataatatatatctgtaaggaaaaatataatagtatgAAAGACTCTTTACCCGAGAATTACGCAGTGAATGCGTGCTTGCTACCCCGTACAACTACTACTGTCCGCCACTTTTTCCCTTCaactcaataaataaaaatccaatcttTTCCTGTCTCCTCCATCCCTTCTCAAGTCTCCTCAGTCCTCACACGCATTTATATCACACacataaaaccgagcaaaccagcaagaaaataaaaacccaGAAGAGCAATGGCGGAAGCAGGAGGAGGGGAGGAGTATTTGTTCAAGATAGTGGTGATAGGCGATTCAGCCGTGGGCAAATCCAATTTGCTTTCACGCTTTGCTCGAGATGAGTTTGACCATAACTCCAAGGCCACCATTGGAGTTGAGTTCCAGACCCAAGTGGTGGACCTCGACGGCAAAGAGATCAANNNNNNNNNNGCCTATTACCGCGGCGCTGTCGGGGCGCTCATTGTCTATGATATCAGCAGAAAGTCCACCTTCGAGAGCATTAAACGATGGCTCGATGAGCTTAATAGTACGTtgttcttctttccttttacTAATAGCCCTTTTTTGAGCTTTGATTCTTGTTTGTCCGTCTCTCTTCTGTTGTCTGGATTCAAAAGCAGTTGAATGAGTTGATTGTGGGCTTCCTGCGTCTTGGTTGAATTTCTAACATTTCACTATAAACTAGTACTGAATCCTAAAATTTCGGGAGTTTTTACTCGCATTCCTTGTTTgtgtttcaatattttgatttattttgctATTGTTCTGGTGTAAATGATTTGGTGATGTTACTCTGTTTGATTATCTGATATTGATTGAAATGGTACTTAGAAGGATGTCTGTATTAGCTTAGATTCATCTTTTCATCTTTCATTCTTCCAATTCTTAATTGTGGTTCAAAGTCAGATTGAGCAAACTATGAGATAACAAAATGATCAAACCACCAGTTTGCTCCCTAGAATTAGATTGGTTTCCTGACACATTCACTCAAATGCATTTACGAAAATGTTTTATTTGCCTCGGTGCTAGTAGAATATGGAAGTGAGATGAATTGATATAAGAAGGATTTCTGGTCCAGTTAAATCTTTACTCTGAAGAATGTTTCTTCGTCCCATGGAGTTCACACATCTGatttaagttattttgatcTATAGGCATTTGCATTTCCTAATATATGGAAAGAGAGCTTCCTTCAGAAAAATCAGCTCTGCCCGCCAAGATAATCCTGTTCTCATGGAATCCCCTGTTTCTGTTAATgtcattaataaaactgttGGGGTAGATGAACCTGAATGAGCAATAAAAAACCCTCACCTGTAAGTCATAAAAAGGCATTTGCATCTAAAGTTGATAAAGGCATGAAGTTGGGGGATCATAAGTGTCATTCATGCAGAGTAGGTAAGTGTTGCAAACAAACAGTACAACGTATTTACATCCTATATATTGGTTCGTTCGATGTATTATGGGGACATATAAAGAAGGTTGAACTTTTAGATGCAATGTAGTTAATGTTTTGTCTGAACCCATTGGTAAACCTGGTTTGCGACCTCAGTCAATATCTGTAATTGATTTCAGGAGCATATTTGAATATTGTCTTTTTGTTCTAACTTGGGCTGATTACTCCGCATATAAGGTTAGCTaaactatatacatatatctatactgttttctttctttcttgtttttatacATACATCTATACTTGATAGTATAGCGAACTTTAACAATATTAGGAAATTAGCATTGAACTCATCCTGATAATGATGGTTATTGCTGTGAGGAGTACATTTAAGGTTGAAGCGTTTGACAATTCATTTTAGTTTGTAGGATTAATGATTAACTCTGAATAAACTTAATTAACTATGATGCTGTAGAAATTCATTTAGCAGTATTGAGCAAAAGTGGAGCTAAGAGAATTTTTGGCTCACCTTAAGCAAGACCAACTATTTAAGCCAGCACCATCTGTTGTTGAGCAATTTAATAAACACCAACTACTCTTACATTGTGTTTGGACTAATGGATTTGAAGGTAAGGATTTCAAAGTTTCAGATCGTTCatctttcattttgaattatattttgtgaaatattgatagatttcaaattctttttatgtGCAGTTATTTGAAATCATCTTCCTAATCCTTCCCTCAATTCCAAATCCTTCAATCCAAATTTAACCTTAGGGTTTAAGTGCCGAATTACACTCTAAATTCCATGCAAAACAGATTTGCACACATAGATACATGTGtcagtgtgtgtgttttcGTTTGTAACCTTCTTTTGCAGGTTGGATACTATTTTGCTTCTCATTCAAATCTTGCTGgtgttgcatttttttttcttgccctggcatatcaaaatttattgttcaTCCTTATCCATTTTTGACCATCTCTGGAACAATATGCAGCTCACTGCGACACCACAGTTGCAAGAATGCTAGTCGGGAACAAGTGCGACTTGGAGAATATCAGAGAGGTGAGCGTGGATGAGGGCAAAGGCCTCGCAGAAGAAGAAGGACTATTCTTCATAGAAACCTCCGCCCTCGACTCGACAAACGTCAATAAGGCCTTTGAGATTGTCATCCGTGAGATTTACGACAAGGTTAGCCGAAAAATTCTCAACTCTGACTCTTACAAGGCAGAGCTTTCGGTGAATCGGGTTAGCTTGGCTAATGGTGTCGACTTGTCAAAGGAAAAGAATGGCACCTTGTCGTGCTGTTCTAGATGAGTTTCAAGCATGCAATTCTTGCGTTGCTCgttccttttttcttcttctcattttcttttagagGTGCTGGTTACATGTAACgattatttttcatacatgGAAAGGGTTGAACTGTTGAAGGTTTCATTAGActggaaattttttatagggCATGTTACTTACGGAGATTACAGACCGcaaattttgtaatgaaatCATCCAATTATGAATTGTAACATTACTACAACTTGGTGTGATCACATTTCCAGGAACAATAGGCGATAAGCCCTGCTCCTTTGCATTCCGTCTCtatctatacatataataatgtaaGTTACTACAGAATTTGCAACACAAAATTCTATTCGATAGcgttaaatgatattttgcaACACTTACCTCATGTACATTATagtaatagtaaaaaatatgacatatgcatttgaaaaatattttaatctatacagcgttaaataaaatacaaaattaggtactaattcaaattttaaaaattaaagattccATAcagattcttgaaattaaatatccAACAGTGTAGTCCGTCATTAAGACAACACCAAATGATAAGAAGTAAAATAGATTACCCCAACAAACTGGACGGACGGCACGGATTGGTGTAAGAAGAAAGGCCGTTACTGTATCACTTTAAAGTTTCAACTCAACCTCCCTCCCATACACTAAAATTGCTGAAATAGCGGTGAAAGATTCACGTCTTCTCCTAAATTTCCGTCCCAACCAAACATTCTCTTTCAGGAGTCAATTCTCACACCTTCccaatacatacatatattttccGAAAGAAGATTAACAGCATCCATCCTTGCTTGTGTGCAACACAATTCTTGGCTGTCCCCATCAGTAATGGAGCCTTCCTCTTTATCCCTAGCCCACGGCGGTTTCTCTATTCTCGCCGTCGCACTCAGCCACCTGCACCTCCCAGACCTTCACCAACAACAAGCTCTACGCTTTCTGCAACGACCTGCCCTTCCTCAACTCCTACCTCCATTGGTCCTACGATCCGGCCCAGTCCACCCTTTCCATCGCCTTCATTTCCCCTCCGGCGCGGCCCCATGGATGGGTTTCGTGGGCCATCAACCCGACGAGCACCGGCATGGTGGGCTCGCAGGCCCTCGTTGCTTTCAGGGATGCCAAGGGTGAAATGACGGTTAAGACGTATAATGTCTCCGTGTATGGCCCGTTAACGGAGTCTAAGGTGTGGTATGAGGTGAAGGAGTCGTCGGCGGAGTTTTCCGGCGGGTTGATTAG includes the following:
- the LOC105170103 gene encoding asparagine--tRNA ligase, cytoplasmic 2 isoform X1, whose translation is MASEQTPVEAPLALSKYSKRVILKTILDRPDGGVGLIGQRVVVGGWVKSSREFRKEPVAPAPDVGGPKDVSCVEVLQSRLPFFKSIIKVFAGEYRIREKLDTVLPKPPQPSISILQISDGSGVSSLHVLVDSSLAPPSQVMPTGTCVLAEGILQKPSLQGKETIELKADKILHIGTVDQDRYPLSKKRLPLESLRDSAHFRPRTTTQVASVMRIRSALTQATHTFFQQNGFLYVQVPVITTTDCEGFGENFQVTTLLGKDQSSVDDNGGVKLETIKASIKEKSKQVEELKRSKSNKEALAAAIQDLKKTTELVSQLEAKQKEKSGKSHTQSNRLDFSQDFFSCKTYLTVSGRLHLESYASALGKVYSFGPRFHAHKSDSKKLLAEMWMVELEIAFSELEDSMECATDFLRFICKWILENCTEDLKFISKRVDKLVLDRLQFIATGPFEKISYTQAVDVLKQANERKFQTKVEWGVSLNEEHESYLTDEIYKKPLIIYDHPKQLKPFYVRLNADGKTVAAFDVIVPKVGTLIRGSQNEERYNTLNARIKESGLEKQQYEWYLDLHRHGAVNCSGFSFLFDPLVLYATGLNDVRDAVPFPRSFGKANN
- the LOC105170103 gene encoding asparagine--tRNA ligase, cytoplasmic 2 isoform X2 encodes the protein MASEQTPVEAPLALSKYSKRVILKTILDRPDGGVGLIGQRVVVGGWVKSSREFRKEPVAPAPDVGGPKDVSCVEVLQSRLPFFKSIIKVFAGEYRIREKLDTVLPKPPQPSISILQISDGSGVSSLHVLVDSSLAPPSQVMPTGTCVLAEGILQKPSLQGKETIELKADKILHIGTVDQDRYPLSKKRLPLESLRDSAHFRPRTTTVASVMRIRSALTQATHTFFQQNGFLYVQVPVITTTDCEGFGENFQVTTLLGKDQSSVDDNGGVKLETIKASIKEKSKQVEELKRSKSNKEALAAAIQDLKKTTELVSQLEAKQKEKSGKSHTQSNRLDFSQDFFSCKTYLTVSGRLHLESYASALGKVYSFGPRFHAHKSDSKKLLAEMWMVELEIAFSELEDSMECATDFLRFICKWILENCTEDLKFISKRVDKLVLDRLQFIATGPFEKISYTQAVDVLKQANERKFQTKVEWGVSLNEEHESYLTDEIYKKPLIIYDHPKQLKPFYVRLNADGKTVAAFDVIVPKVGTLIRGSQNEERYNTLNARIKESGLEKQQYEWYLDLHRHGAVNCSGFSFLFDPLVLYATGLNDVRDAVPFPRSFGKANN
- the LOC105170245 gene encoding cysteine-rich repeat secretory protein 55-like gives rise to the protein KYQIYGLAQCRGDVSKDDCSVCIQDALENIRDHCANRADARIWYDYCFLRYSTVKFFGHVDTSGLYLYNVENVTDPDVFNQKLGDLMDQISSEAVKPGSKGLGKGKTDISSFVRLYALVQCTRDLSELNCAQCIAIAIEKFPTICGNKKGCRVLYSSCYVRYELYPFFFPLGSHESLVDSLVSYKSVMALKP
- the LOC105170104 gene encoding 4-hydroxy-tetrahydrodipicolinate synthase, chloroplastic isoform X1 produces the protein MASAIGCCSLKVTHQGGMPKWRSPRAAVVPNFHLPMRSYEVKNSDCIIFVLCVRGSHVGVGLLPNPVFCILGSIGIKMLSHDSLVVFLLFVLSILATTSVDDVKSLRLITAIKTPYLPDGRFDLEAYDTLVNMQIEDGVEGVIVGGTTGEGQLMSWDEHIMLIGHTVNCFGGSIKVIGNTGSNSTREAIHATEQGFAVGMHAALHINPYYGKTSLEGLVSHFDSVLSMGPTIIYNVPSRTGQDIPPRVVHTLAQRPNLAGIKECVGNDRVKQYTSHGLVVWSGNDDQCHDSRWDYGATGVISVTSNLVPGLMRELMFGGKNPSLNSKLTHLIEWLFQEPNPISLNTALAQLGVVRPVFRLPYVPLPLAKRVEFVNIVKDLGRENFVGDKNVQVLDDNDFILIGRY
- the LOC105170104 gene encoding 4-hydroxy-tetrahydrodipicolinate synthase, chloroplastic isoform X2; its protein translation is MASAIGCCSLKVTHQGGMPKWRSPRAAVVPNFHLPMRSYEVKNRTSVDDVKSLRLITAIKTPYLPDGRFDLEAYDTLVNMQIEDGVEGVIVGGTTGEGQLMSWDEHIMLIGHTVNCFGGSIKVIGNTGSNSTREAIHATEQGFAVGMHAALHINPYYGKTSLEGLVSHFDSVLSMGPTIIYNVPSRTGQDIPPRVVHTLAQRPNLAGIKECVGNDRVKQYTSHGLVVWSGNDDQCHDSRWDYGATGVISVTSNLVPGLMRELMFGGKNPSLNSKLTHLIEWLFQEPNPISLNTALAQLGVVRPVFRLPYVPLPLAKRVEFVNIVKDLGRENFVGDKNVQVLDDNDFILIGRY
- the LOC105170105 gene encoding ras-related protein RABA5b; translated protein: MAEAGGGEEYLFKIVVIGDSAVGKSNLLSRFARDEFDHNSKATIGVEFQTQVVDLDAHCDTTVARMLVGNKCDLENIREVSVDEGKGLAEEEGLFFIETSALDSTNVNKAFEIVIREIYDKVSRKILNSDSYKAELSVNRVSLANGVDLSKEKNGTLSCCSR